The DNA region GTCCAGGGGGTAGGCGCAGCGGGTATTCTCGGTGAGCGACGCGTCGTCGAAGTCCGGCGCGCGGGTGACCGGATCGATGATCACGTTCTCCATCACCGTGCCGAAGCGCTCGGTGGTGGCGTAGATCTCCGGCTCGGCGTTGCGCGAGAGGCGGATGGTCTTGGCGTAGCAGCCGCCCTCGAAATTGAAGATTCCGGAATTCGCCCAGCCGTGCTCGTCGTCGCCGAGCAGCTGGCGGGAGGAGTCGTTCGACAGCGTCGTCTTGCCGGTGCCAGAGAGGCCGAAGAAGATCGCCGAGCCGCCCTCGGCGTCGAGCGCCGCGTTGGCCGAGCAGTGCATCGGCATCACGCCCTGACCGGGCAGGATGTAGTTCAGGTAGGTGAAGACCGACTTCTTCATCTCGCCCGCGTAGGCGGAGCCGCCGATCAGCACGAGCTTCTTCGAGAAGTCGATGGCGATCACGGTCTTGGACCGGCAGCCGTGCCGGGCGGGATCCGCCTGGAAGCTCGGCAGGTCGATGATCGTCATGTCGGGCACGTAGGACGCGATCTCGGAGCGGTCCGGCCGGATGAGCAGGTTGCGGATGAACAGCGAGTGCCACGCGAACTCGGTGAACACCCGCGCCTTGACCCGGTAGGCCGGATCGGCGCCGCCGTAGAGGTCCTGGGCGAACAGCTCCTTGCCCTCGGCGTGCTTCAGGAAGTCCTGGCGGAGGGTCTCGAACTGCTCGGGCGTGATCGCTCCGTTGTTGTCCCACCAGATCTCGTTCTCGGTGCCGGCGTCGCGGACCACGAACTTGTCCTTGGGCGAGCGGCCGGTATGGCTACCGGTAGTGGCTACGATCGCGCCGCCGCGTGCGAGCTGCGCCTCTTTGCGGGACAGAGCCTCCTCGTAGAGGCGCGGCGCCTCGAAATTCCAATGGACGGCCTTGAGGTCGCGGAAGCCGGCCGCCTCGGCGCCGTGGGCCGCGTTGTGATCACCGATGTTGGTCAAGATCGTATCTCCCGGGCCCCTGTTCGACCGTCGACGCGACTGAGCCGGGCGGCACCGCCGTCCGGGTTTGCCCGGGAGACGTCCGTGCGGTCGTACAGGACCGCCGCACGCTGGATCTCCGTTCCCGGCCGCTCTCCATCCCACTCTCGAGTAGGCGGCGAAGCTTCGCTGTCATAAGGGGCCCCGCCGGGAGCCCGCAACGTGTACAAACAGGTTAGACCACAGTCGTGGACTCAGGAACCCAGGTCTGTAAGCAGTTCCGTCCGTCACGCAGCATAATGCCGCCGGCGGAGCGGCTTCGGAATACCCATATACCACACAGGCGGGTACTCACCCGCCCCTGGACCCTTGCGCGGCGCCCGGCGCCGTCTATCCCCGTCCGGATCCGCAATCCCTTCCTCGCCCCAGAGGCACGATGCCCCAAGCCGTCGCCGGCCCCGAGATCGAGCGCCTGATCCAGCTTCTCGCCCGCATGCCGGGCCTCGGACCGCGCTCGGCGCGGCGGGCCGCCCTACAGCTCATCAAGAAGCGCGACACGCTGCTCGGGCCCCTCGCCGACGCGATGCGGGTGGCGGCCGACCGGATCATCGTGTGCACGAGCTGCGGGAACGTCGACACCTCGGACCCGTGCACGATCTGTCGCGACGCTGAGCGCGATCCGACGACGCTCGTTGTGGTGGAGGACGTGTCCGACCTCTGGGCGCTGGAGCGGTCCGGGGCCGTGAAGGCGCGCTACCACGTGCTCGGCGGCGTCCTCTCGGCGCTGGACGGCGTCCGGCCAGAGCACCTCAATCTCGCGAGCCTCGTGGAGCGCGTGGCCCGGCCCGAGGTCACGGAAGTCATCCTGGCGCTCAACGCGACCGTCGACGGCCAGACCACGGCCCACTACGTCACGGAATCGATCCGGCACTGCGGCGTGAAGGTCACGCGACTCGCCCACGGCGTCCCGGTCGGCGGCGAGCTCGACTACCTCGACGAGGGTACCCTGTCGGCGGCGATCCGCAGCCGGACGGCGTTCTGAGGGTCGGCGACAGGCAGCGAACCGGTATTTGACCGGTCCTCGGCCGCATCCTATTCGACGCTGAGCCCGGACCCGTCCCGGCGCCTTCCCTGCCGGTTTCCGCCATGACCATCCGCCCGCTCGTCATCCTCCCCGATCCCGTCCTGCGCCTGGGCTCCGAGCCGGTCGGGCCGATCACCGCCGAGATCCGCACCCTCGTCGCCGACATGTTCGAGACGATGTACGACGCTCCCGGCGTCGGGCTCGCGGCGATCCAGATCGGCGTGGCCAAGCGCGTCGTCACGATCGACACGTCGAAGGAGGAAGGGGTCCGCGACGCGCGGGTGTTCATCAATCCCGAGATCGTCTGGTCCTCGGAGGAGAAGCGGGTCTACGACGAGGGCTGCCTGTCGATCCC from Methylobacterium sp. NMS14P includes:
- a CDS encoding phosphoenolpyruvate carboxykinase, translating into MTNIGDHNAAHGAEAAGFRDLKAVHWNFEAPRLYEEALSRKEAQLARGGAIVATTGSHTGRSPKDKFVVRDAGTENEIWWDNNGAITPEQFETLRQDFLKHAEGKELFAQDLYGGADPAYRVKARVFTEFAWHSLFIRNLLIRPDRSEIASYVPDMTIIDLPSFQADPARHGCRSKTVIAIDFSKKLVLIGGSAYAGEMKKSVFTYLNYILPGQGVMPMHCSANAALDAEGGSAIFFGLSGTGKTTLSNDSSRQLLGDDEHGWANSGIFNFEGGCYAKTIRLSRNAEPEIYATTERFGTVMENVIIDPVTRAPDFDDASLTENTRCAYPLDFIANASATGRAGHPKNIVMLTCDAFGVMPPIAKLTGAEAMYHFLSGYTAKVAGTERGLTGPEATFSTCFGAPFMPRHPSTYGNLLRDLIAKHDVDCWLVNTGWTGGGVGTGRRMPIRVTRRLLSAALDGSLAQAEFRRDPYFGFAVPVSVPGVEPHILTPVKTWANKGAFVETAARLVKMFDDNFKRFEAHVDADVRAAGPTAQAIAA
- the def gene encoding peptide deformylase, with the translated sequence MTIRPLVILPDPVLRLGSEPVGPITAEIRTLVADMFETMYDAPGVGLAAIQIGVAKRVVTIDTSKEEGVRDARVFINPEIVWSSEEKRVYDEGCLSIPDYYAEVERPDRVRVKFRDLDGQEQEIEADGLLSTCIQHEIDHLNGVLFIDHLSKLKRDRVVKKFTKAAKRDAA
- the recR gene encoding recombination mediator RecR encodes the protein MPQAVAGPEIERLIQLLARMPGLGPRSARRAALQLIKKRDTLLGPLADAMRVAADRIIVCTSCGNVDTSDPCTICRDAERDPTTLVVVEDVSDLWALERSGAVKARYHVLGGVLSALDGVRPEHLNLASLVERVARPEVTEVILALNATVDGQTTAHYVTESIRHCGVKVTRLAHGVPVGGELDYLDEGTLSAAIRSRTAF